Proteins encoded within one genomic window of Rubrobacter aplysinae:
- a CDS encoding DNA integrity scanning protein DisA nucleotide-binding domain protein: MESGDMTGDIFKDVCTGRRGVDPGVLEQTIVLAVEVAREGREGRKIGTLFVVGDSESVIGSSKPLILDPLAGHPDDVKHIADPDVRETLKELAQLDGAFVVSDAGTVLSAARYIDTTSDNLNVPLGLGSRHMAAASVSSRTGAVAVVVSESSMVRLFDDGELVSEITPELWMWGRYSSHLSGKPTSTQAHDEVTVVSVDE, encoded by the coding sequence ATGGAGTCCGGCGACATGACGGGTGACATATTCAAGGACGTCTGCACCGGCAGGCGCGGCGTGGACCCCGGGGTGCTGGAGCAGACGATAGTGCTGGCCGTCGAGGTGGCCCGCGAAGGCCGGGAGGGGCGTAAGATCGGCACGCTCTTCGTCGTCGGCGATTCGGAGAGTGTTATCGGCAGCTCGAAGCCCCTGATCCTGGACCCCCTCGCCGGCCACCCGGACGACGTCAAACACATAGCCGACCCCGACGTGCGCGAGACCCTAAAAGAGCTCGCCCAGCTCGACGGAGCCTTCGTGGTCTCCGACGCCGGGACCGTGCTCTCGGCGGCCAGGTACATAGACACCACCTCCGACAACCTGAACGTCCCGCTCGGACTCGGCAGCCGCCACATGGCCGCCGCCTCGGTCTCCAGCAGGACCGGGGCGGTCGCGGTGGTCGTCTCCGAGAGCTCTATGGTCAGGCTCTTCGACGACGGCGAGCTGGTCTCCGAGATAACACCCGAGCTGTGGATGTGGGGCCGCTACAGCTCCCACCTCTCTGGCAAGCCGACGAGCACCCAGGCCCACGACGAGGTAACCGTCGTGAGCGTGGACGAATAG
- a CDS encoding alpha/beta hydrolase, which yields MSAEEPGFTHRFVPGEDGAKVTLLVLHGTGADENDLIPLGQRLLPGAAILSPRGKVLEGGAPRFFRRMAEGVFDVEDLHARTRELAEFVERSSEHYGFDQKKIVAVGYSNGANIAGSLMLSFPGMLRAAVLLRAMVPFEPEPAPDLAGTPVFIASATADQMIPTDHAERLGGMLTEAGAEVDQRWRRAGHGLTAPEVEEAREWLASVVARMYDTEDTREG from the coding sequence ATGAGCGCGGAAGAGCCGGGCTTCACGCACCGCTTCGTACCGGGTGAGGATGGGGCCAAGGTCACCCTGCTGGTGCTGCACGGCACCGGGGCCGACGAGAATGACCTCATCCCGCTAGGGCAACGGCTCCTGCCCGGCGCGGCCATACTGAGCCCCCGGGGCAAAGTGCTAGAAGGCGGCGCGCCGCGCTTCTTCCGGCGTATGGCAGAAGGCGTGTTCGACGTGGAGGATTTGCACGCGCGGACCCGGGAGCTCGCGGAGTTCGTAGAGAGGTCCTCAGAACATTACGGTTTCGACCAGAAGAAGATCGTCGCGGTCGGCTACTCAAACGGGGCCAACATAGCGGGCAGCCTGATGCTCTCGTTTCCGGGGATGCTACGGGCGGCGGTGCTGCTGCGCGCGATGGTGCCCTTCGAGCCCGAGCCGGCCCCGGATCTCGCCGGAACCCCGGTCTTCATAGCCTCGGCCACGGCGGACCAGATGATCCCCACGGACCACGCGGAGCGGCTCGGCGGGATGCTCACCGAGGCCGGCGCGGAGGTGGATCAACGCTGGCGGCGGGCCGGCCACGGACTGACCGCACCGGAGGTAGAAGAGGCCCGCGAGTGGTTGGCCAGCGTCGTCGCACGCATGTACGATACGGAAGATACTAGAGAAGGATAA
- a CDS encoding ring-cleaving dioxygenase: protein MTQRPQGLHHVTAIAGNPQRNLDFYEGVLGLRLVKKTVNFDDPTTYHLYYGDAAGNPGTIMTFFPWASPGAPLGKRGHGQLTVTSFAVPEGSLDYWENRFAERGVDTNSPGTRFGSPVLEIQDPDGFKLELVASRGGAGDGGPAVGGEVWEDSPVPEEYAISSFDGVTLSERDGGRTISVLTDVLGFRETGEDDGRTRLEAGDGGPGNRVDILEDPREPTGSMGVGTVHHVAFRVPDEEGHRELREELAALGYGVTPVIDRQYFKAIYFREPGGVLFEIATDPPGFATDENLSELGTNLKLPPQHEPRRAELQSHLPALETPAEVRNG from the coding sequence ATGACACAGAGGCCGCAAGGTCTACACCACGTAACAGCCATCGCCGGGAACCCGCAGCGCAACCTGGACTTCTACGAGGGGGTGCTGGGGCTGAGGCTGGTCAAGAAGACCGTCAACTTCGACGACCCGACGACCTACCACCTCTACTACGGCGACGCCGCCGGTAACCCGGGCACCATAATGACGTTCTTCCCGTGGGCCTCGCCCGGTGCACCGCTGGGAAAGAGGGGCCACGGACAGCTCACGGTCACCTCGTTCGCCGTGCCGGAGGGCTCCCTGGACTACTGGGAAAACCGCTTCGCGGAGCGCGGCGTGGATACCAACAGCCCAGGCACCCGCTTCGGCAGCCCGGTGCTGGAGATCCAGGACCCCGACGGCTTCAAGCTGGAGCTGGTCGCGAGCAGAGGCGGCGCGGGCGACGGCGGCCCGGCGGTCGGCGGGGAGGTCTGGGAAGACTCTCCGGTGCCCGAGGAGTATGCGATCTCCTCCTTCGACGGCGTCACGCTCTCCGAGCGCGACGGCGGGCGCACTATATCCGTGCTAACGGACGTGCTTGGCTTCCGGGAGACCGGGGAGGACGATGGCCGGACCCGCCTGGAGGCCGGTGACGGGGGGCCGGGTAACAGGGTGGACATCTTGGAGGACCCGCGAGAGCCCACCGGTAGCATGGGCGTCGGCACAGTGCATCACGTCGCCTTCCGCGTGCCGGACGAGGAGGGCCACCGCGAGCTCCGCGAAGAGCTGGCCGCGCTCGGCTACGGCGTCACCCCGGTAATAGACCGACAGTACTTCAAGGCGATCTACTTCCGCGAGCCCGGCGGGGTGCTATTCGAGATCGCGACCGACCCGCCCGGCTTCGCCACGGACGAGAACCTTTCCGAACTCGGCACGAACCTCAAGCTGCCGCCCCAGCACGAGCCGCGCCGGGCAGAGCTCCAGAGCCACCTCCCCGCGCTAGAGACCCCGGCGGAGGTAAGAAACGGATAA
- a CDS encoding PPOX class F420-dependent oxidoreductase has protein sequence MATEQSGGTVIPGKYADILEKVAFANIATIGPHGEPQNNPVWFEWDGERFKFSQTKTRQKYVNLQRDPRIAVSIIDPDNPYRYLELRGKLVEVEEDPDNAFINKMAKKYMDADEYPYHQPGDERIVLYVVPEHATHMG, from the coding sequence GTGGCTACGGAGCAGAGCGGCGGGACGGTCATCCCCGGGAAATACGCCGACATTCTGGAGAAGGTGGCGTTCGCGAACATCGCGACCATCGGGCCCCACGGCGAGCCGCAGAACAACCCCGTATGGTTCGAGTGGGACGGGGAGCGTTTCAAGTTCAGCCAGACCAAGACCCGCCAGAAGTACGTGAACCTGCAGCGCGACCCGAGGATCGCGGTCTCGATCATAGACCCGGACAACCCCTACCGGTACCTGGAGCTGCGGGGCAAGCTCGTCGAGGTCGAGGAGGACCCGGATAACGCCTTTATAAACAAGATGGCGAAGAAGTACATGGACGCGGACGAGTATCCCTACCATCAGCCCGGAGACGAGCGGATAGTCCTCTACGTCGTACCCGAGCACGCCACCCACATGGGCTAG
- a CDS encoding S8 family peptidase yields the protein MVLLASMVFAASVVVVGVIHPAWGASKNGGGPDASQDTAKPEPAPGNDNAERETVKGPDGKPVQAGSLLVSYEAGVSRARQNANARGIGGEVSERVKTANLAILKLPERANLGKAKKGLEKRPGVESVEYDYKVKAANTNVNDYFYRQGKQYELSGHLRFSRAWDRARGYDRARGHPVHAAVLDSGCNKVRDLKRQIIRDYDFFNGDPYAYDDSGHGTRVASILGARTNDRGGMASGAWRTKILCGKVSNQNDFAYYSTLVRGMKWARNKNARVVNMSFESYNYSKALCDTAKSLYRSGTLVVAAAGNSGGYERAVYPAACPGALGVSAVNIYDKRTSFSSYGPYVDLAATGRNVMTLRRNGTYRYANGTSFASPLVASAAALSMGKFDFNAKQVSYRLRSRARDIGPQGRDNYYGHGVVNAATAVQPY from the coding sequence TTGGTCCTGCTAGCATCTATGGTCTTTGCGGCCTCAGTGGTCGTAGTGGGTGTCATACATCCCGCCTGGGGAGCGAGCAAGAACGGGGGAGGCCCGGACGCCAGTCAGGACACAGCCAAGCCCGAGCCGGCCCCCGGCAACGATAACGCGGAGCGGGAGACGGTCAAAGGCCCGGACGGGAAGCCGGTGCAGGCGGGTAGCCTGCTGGTGAGCTACGAAGCCGGCGTATCCAGGGCCCGCCAGAACGCTAACGCCAGGGGCATAGGCGGCGAAGTCTCAGAACGAGTAAAGACCGCGAACCTGGCCATACTGAAGCTCCCCGAACGAGCCAACCTCGGAAAAGCCAAGAAGGGCCTTGAGAAGAGGCCGGGCGTCGAGAGCGTGGAGTATGACTACAAGGTCAAGGCGGCCAACACGAACGTAAACGACTACTTCTACCGGCAGGGCAAGCAGTACGAGTTGTCCGGGCATCTCAGATTTTCGAGGGCGTGGGACAGGGCGCGGGGCTACGACAGGGCTCGCGGTCACCCCGTGCACGCTGCCGTTCTGGACTCGGGCTGTAACAAGGTCCGGGATCTCAAGCGACAAATCATTCGGGATTACGACTTTTTCAACGGAGACCCCTACGCCTACGACGACTCCGGCCACGGTACGCGGGTGGCCTCTATCCTCGGGGCCCGGACCAACGACCGTGGCGGCATGGCTAGTGGGGCGTGGCGCACGAAGATACTCTGTGGCAAGGTGTCGAACCAGAACGACTTCGCCTACTACTCCACGCTGGTCAGGGGCATGAAGTGGGCCCGCAACAAAAACGCGAGAGTGGTGAACATGAGCTTCGAGAGCTACAATTACTCGAAGGCGCTCTGCGACACGGCGAAAAGCCTCTACAGGTCCGGTACGCTCGTGGTAGCGGCGGCCGGTAACTCTGGAGGTTACGAGAGAGCCGTCTACCCCGCGGCCTGCCCGGGTGCTCTCGGTGTCTCTGCCGTTAACATCTATGACAAACGCACCAGTTTCTCAAGCTACGGTCCGTACGTGGATCTCGCCGCCACCGGTAGGAATGTTATGACTCTCAGGAGAAACGGGACGTACAGGTATGCCAACGGTACTAGCTTCGCCTCGCCCCTGGTTGCTTCCGCTGCGGCCCTGAGCATGGGCAAGTTCGACTTCAATGCTAAGCAGGTCTCGTACAGGCTGAGGAGCCGGGCCCGGGACATCGGGCCCCAGGGTAGGGATAACTACTACGGGCATGGCGTGGTAAACGCGGCCACGGCGGTGCAGCCTTACTAA
- the senB gene encoding selenoneine biosynthesis selenosugar synthase SenB, whose translation MRVEIVTPKGRASGSGNWTTADRWARLLRDSGHEVSVSDSWRDEEAGLLIALHARRSHESVARFAAAHPDRPLVVALTGTDLYRDIHEDADARESLDLAWRLIVLQERGPHSLPRRHRDKTRVIYQSAPATAREPSGTRDAPDFTACVIGNLRPEKDPFRAVLAARLVPEQSRLRVLHAGGADDAHAAEARRHEGLSPRYRWLGRLGPGEARGLLARSHVLVQSSGLEGGANAVGEAMAAGLPVLASEIPGNVGMLGRGYPGYYPASDERDPASDERALARLLWRAESDAGFYAELERHVRDRAYLFEPDRERAALAALVEELSAEKLAVEAGSTTDEARYTRPMDERTRIRLTKYSTKAG comes from the coding sequence ATGAGAGTCGAGATCGTAACCCCGAAAGGCCGGGCCTCCGGTAGCGGCAACTGGACGACGGCCGACCGTTGGGCGCGCCTGCTGCGCGACTCGGGCCACGAGGTCTCCGTTTCGGATTCCTGGCGGGACGAAGAGGCGGGGCTCCTGATCGCGCTCCACGCCCGCCGCAGCCACGAGTCCGTCGCCCGCTTCGCCGCCGCCCACCCGGACCGGCCTCTCGTGGTGGCCCTGACCGGCACCGACCTGTACCGCGACATCCACGAGGACGCCGATGCCCGGGAGTCCCTGGATCTGGCCTGGCGCCTGATCGTGCTACAGGAGCGTGGCCCACACTCCCTCCCCCGTCGTCACCGGGACAAGACCCGCGTCATCTACCAGTCCGCCCCGGCCACCGCGCGCGAGCCCTCCGGCACCCGTGACGCCCCTGATTTCACGGCCTGCGTGATAGGAAACCTGCGCCCGGAGAAGGACCCTTTCCGGGCCGTCCTGGCCGCCCGGCTCGTGCCGGAGCAGTCCCGGCTGCGAGTGCTGCACGCCGGAGGGGCGGACGACGCCCACGCGGCCGAGGCCCGCAGGCACGAGGGCCTCAGCCCGCGCTACCGTTGGCTGGGGCGGCTCGGGCCCGGGGAAGCACGCGGGCTCCTGGCACGCTCGCACGTGCTGGTGCAGAGCTCCGGGCTGGAAGGCGGGGCGAACGCGGTCGGAGAGGCTATGGCCGCCGGTCTGCCGGTGCTCGCCTCGGAGATACCCGGCAACGTCGGGATGCTGGGCCGGGGTTATCCCGGCTACTATCCCGCAAGCGACGAGCGGGATCCCGCAAGCGACGAGCGGGCGCTCGCGCGCCTGCTGTGGCGCGCAGAGTCCGACGCGGGGTTCTACGCGGAGCTCGAGCGCCACGTGCGGGATCGGGCGTACCTTTTCGAGCCCGACCGGGAGCGCGCGGCGCTCGCGGCGCTCGTCGAAGAGCTGTCCGCAGAGAAGCTGGCGGTGGAGGCCGGGTCCACAACGGACGAGGCGCGTTATACTCGACCCATGGATGAGAGAACCAGGATCAGGCTAACCAAATACTCCACCAAGGCCGGTTGA
- the senA gene encoding selenoneine synthase SenA, giving the protein MQDRHGAREDTGNVEDMLRDSRRRTLELVGDLDEEQMMGPQLKIVNPPLWEIGHLAWFQEYWNLRRRDGTRDEFSGSEFLERPDEIYNSAEIDHDSRWGADLLSTSGTHDYMQNVLDRTLDRLDREGGPELSYYSRLATFHEDMHAEAFTYTRHTHGLPAPELSDYDPHALDGQPTGPLPGDAEIPGGEFMLGADPGSVERGEVPFVFDNEKWAHPVQVAPFKMARGQVTYGQFAEFVESGGYEKPGLWSEAGWRWREENGIERPLYWEKRGTGDGEWHRRHFDRLEPIPENAAVIHVGYHEAEAYCNWAGRRLPTEAEWELAAAAEPAPDGGISSRKRLYPWGDKPPVPGDRRANLDGILMGTVDVAAFPEGESAFGVRQMLGNVWEWCSDVFQPYPGYERDPYKEYSEPWFGDHMVLRGGCWATRSRMLRNTWRNFYMPDRRDTFVGFRTCAR; this is encoded by the coding sequence ATGCAGGATAGACACGGGGCCCGCGAGGACACGGGGAACGTAGAGGACATGCTGCGCGACTCGCGCCGGCGCACGCTGGAGCTGGTCGGCGACCTCGACGAAGAGCAGATGATGGGGCCGCAGCTCAAGATAGTGAACCCGCCCTTGTGGGAGATAGGGCACCTGGCCTGGTTCCAGGAGTACTGGAACCTCCGCCGCCGCGACGGCACCCGCGACGAGTTCTCGGGCTCCGAGTTCCTGGAGCGGCCGGACGAGATCTACAACTCCGCCGAGATAGACCACGACTCACGCTGGGGGGCGGACCTGCTCTCCACGTCCGGGACCCACGATTACATGCAGAACGTCCTCGACCGCACCCTGGACCGTCTGGACCGGGAGGGTGGCCCCGAGCTCTCCTACTACTCCCGGCTCGCCACCTTCCACGAGGACATGCACGCCGAGGCGTTCACCTACACCCGGCACACCCACGGCCTGCCCGCGCCGGAGCTCTCCGACTACGACCCGCACGCGCTGGACGGCCAGCCCACGGGGCCGCTCCCGGGCGACGCCGAGATACCCGGCGGCGAGTTCATGCTCGGGGCCGACCCTGGCTCGGTCGAGCGCGGCGAGGTCCCCTTCGTGTTCGACAACGAGAAGTGGGCCCATCCCGTACAGGTCGCCCCGTTCAAGATGGCTCGGGGCCAGGTAACCTACGGCCAGTTCGCGGAGTTCGTCGAGAGCGGCGGGTACGAGAAGCCCGGGCTGTGGAGCGAGGCGGGGTGGCGCTGGCGCGAGGAGAACGGGATCGAGCGTCCCCTGTACTGGGAGAAGCGCGGCACCGGAGACGGCGAGTGGCACCGGCGGCACTTCGACCGCCTGGAGCCGATACCGGAGAACGCCGCCGTGATCCACGTCGGCTACCACGAGGCCGAGGCCTACTGCAACTGGGCCGGCCGGCGGCTGCCGACCGAGGCCGAGTGGGAGCTGGCAGCGGCGGCAGAGCCCGCTCCAGACGGCGGAATCTCCTCCCGCAAGCGGCTCTATCCCTGGGGCGACAAGCCGCCGGTTCCCGGAGACCGGCGGGCGAACCTGGACGGCATCCTGATGGGGACGGTGGACGTGGCAGCATTCCCCGAGGGCGAGAGCGCCTTCGGGGTGCGCCAGATGCTGGGCAACGTGTGGGAGTGGTGCTCGGACGTGTTCCAGCCCTACCCCGGCTACGAGCGGGACCCGTACAAGGAGTACTCGGAGCCCTGGTTCGGAGACCACATGGTGCTGCGCGGCGGCTGCTGGGCTACCCGGTCCAGGATGCTCCGCAACACCTGGCGCAACTTCTACATGCCGGACCGCCGGGATACCTTCGTCGGCTTCCGCACCTGCGCAC